A single window of Pseudarthrobacter defluvii DNA harbors:
- a CDS encoding adenylyl cyclase — protein sequence MPLALRPDAPRPFPAQRRHRPGTVAAATALLVGLFAAGGTAPAQAAPSAPSTAPAQQAPASPTPPAQTPQNPFGPNTYVFDPGMPVAQIQATVDAIAAQQVDDEMGSKRYSLLFKPGTYGTPEEPLIVQVGYSTEVAGLGAAPTDVTINGHVDVYNRCLTADNCIALNNFWRSLSNLTINVTGLEGCRSSANFWAASQASPMRRVNITGGNLSLMDYCTAGPQYASGGFIADSKTGAVINGSQQQYLVRNSSIGSWSNGVWNQVFSGVDGAPADSFPDPPYTTLDKTPISREKPYLTVDPAGGYSVFVPAVRQDSAGTTWENGPTAGSSIPLADFYIARPGDSVQTINSQLARGKNLLLTPGVYDVDRSIEVKRAGTVVLGLGMATLTAVNGSVPLTVADVPGVDIAAVTMDAGEVNSPALMRIGRTIPGAGGGPGNSAVHSDPANPTTLHDVFFRIGGPHIGKASVSLEVNSDNVLLDHIWAWRADHGNGVGWTSNTGRNGVVVNGDNVTATGLFVEHYQEYNVIWNGEDGKTVFFQNELPYDAPNQSAWQHDGVLGWAGYKVSDSVKTHELWGGGSYVYNNVDPTIHATRGFEVPVTPGVKLHSLLTVNLGAGTLDHVVNNTGAPVSTDAVGVPSYVADFG from the coding sequence ATGCCGCTAGCCTTACGCCCTGACGCACCCAGACCATTCCCGGCCCAGCGCCGGCATCGTCCAGGCACCGTTGCCGCCGCCACCGCCCTTCTCGTTGGACTTTTCGCCGCCGGCGGGACCGCTCCGGCACAGGCCGCGCCGTCAGCCCCGTCCACGGCACCAGCACAGCAGGCACCGGCGTCGCCAACGCCCCCGGCACAGACACCGCAGAACCCGTTCGGACCCAATACGTACGTCTTCGACCCCGGCATGCCGGTGGCGCAGATCCAGGCCACGGTTGATGCGATCGCCGCCCAACAGGTGGACGATGAAATGGGTTCAAAGCGTTACTCACTGCTGTTCAAGCCGGGAACTTACGGCACTCCCGAAGAGCCGCTCATCGTCCAGGTGGGCTACTCCACTGAGGTGGCCGGGTTAGGCGCTGCTCCCACGGATGTCACCATCAACGGGCACGTGGACGTCTACAACCGGTGCCTCACCGCGGACAACTGCATCGCCCTGAACAACTTCTGGCGCTCGCTGTCCAACCTCACCATCAATGTCACGGGTCTCGAAGGCTGCCGCAGCTCCGCCAACTTCTGGGCGGCCTCCCAGGCCTCGCCGATGCGCAGGGTCAACATCACCGGCGGCAACCTCTCCCTGATGGACTACTGCACCGCCGGCCCGCAATACGCCAGCGGCGGCTTCATCGCGGACTCCAAGACGGGCGCCGTCATCAATGGGTCGCAGCAGCAGTACCTGGTGCGAAACAGCAGCATCGGAAGCTGGTCCAACGGAGTGTGGAACCAGGTCTTCTCCGGCGTAGACGGTGCGCCCGCAGACTCCTTCCCGGACCCGCCGTACACCACCCTGGACAAGACTCCCATCAGCCGGGAGAAGCCCTACCTGACGGTGGATCCGGCCGGCGGGTACAGCGTGTTCGTACCCGCCGTCCGCCAGGACTCTGCGGGCACCACGTGGGAAAACGGTCCCACTGCGGGCAGCAGCATACCGTTGGCCGACTTCTACATCGCAAGGCCCGGCGATTCAGTGCAGACCATCAACAGCCAGCTGGCCCGTGGAAAGAACCTGCTCCTTACCCCCGGGGTCTACGACGTTGACCGGAGCATCGAGGTCAAGCGGGCCGGAACGGTGGTCCTTGGACTTGGAATGGCAACACTGACGGCCGTCAACGGATCAGTTCCCCTGACCGTGGCGGACGTCCCCGGCGTGGACATCGCCGCCGTCACCATGGACGCGGGCGAGGTAAATTCTCCCGCCCTGATGCGGATCGGCAGGACGATCCCGGGCGCAGGGGGTGGGCCGGGCAACTCGGCCGTGCACAGCGATCCGGCCAACCCCACCACGCTCCATGACGTCTTCTTCCGCATCGGCGGGCCCCACATAGGCAAGGCCTCGGTCAGCCTGGAAGTCAACAGCGACAATGTCCTCCTGGACCACATCTGGGCCTGGCGCGCGGACCACGGCAACGGCGTGGGCTGGACCAGCAACACCGGCAGGAACGGCGTGGTCGTCAACGGCGACAACGTCACTGCCACGGGCCTGTTCGTGGAGCACTACCAGGAGTACAACGTCATCTGGAACGGTGAAGACGGCAAGACCGTCTTCTTCCAGAACGAACTGCCTTACGACGCCCCCAACCAGTCTGCGTGGCAGCACGACGGGGTCCTCGGCTGGGCCGGGTACAAGGTCTCGGACTCCGTCAAAACCCATGAACTCTGGGGCGGCGGCAGCTATGTGTACAACAACGTGGACCCCACCATCCACGCCACCCGCGGCTTCGAGGTCCCGGTGACGCCCGGCGTGAAGCTGCACAGCCTGCTGACGGTGAACCTCGGTGCCGGAACACTGGACCACGTTGTCAACAACACCGGAGCACCGGTGTCCACGGACGCCGTCGGCGTGCCGAGTTACGTAGCTGACTTCGGCTAA
- a CDS encoding cysteine hydrolase family protein produces MIALLVIDMQNAFFETPELAAQQERVVSECNRLLEGFKAAGHNALLVGTEHERDKSTWTLSMLDDDQGFIFRGSEQAQSVPGLMTEDLPQLNKTRDSGFVGTNLLARLRNWGADEVVLAGVSTHNCIAQTAADAFAHNIRVTYAKDAMASESDQDAADMLRILSATYRQPIQSSDEILARLSEAK; encoded by the coding sequence ATGATTGCCCTCCTGGTCATCGACATGCAGAACGCATTCTTCGAGACACCCGAACTGGCAGCCCAGCAGGAACGGGTGGTCAGCGAATGCAACAGGCTGCTGGAAGGGTTCAAGGCAGCCGGACACAATGCCCTCCTGGTGGGCACTGAACACGAGCGGGACAAGTCCACCTGGACCCTCAGCATGCTCGATGACGACCAGGGCTTCATTTTCCGCGGCAGCGAGCAGGCCCAGTCGGTACCGGGCCTCATGACCGAGGACCTGCCCCAGTTGAACAAGACCAGGGACAGCGGCTTTGTGGGCACCAATTTGCTGGCCCGGCTGCGGAACTGGGGCGCCGACGAGGTGGTTCTCGCCGGCGTTTCCACCCACAACTGCATCGCCCAGACCGCTGCCGACGCTTTCGCGCATAACATCCGGGTCACCTACGCCAAGGACGCCATGGCCTCCGAATCCGACCAGGACGCCGCCGACATGCTTCGCATCCTCTCCGCCACCTACCGCCAGCCCATCCAGTCCAGCGACGAGATCCTCGCCCGCCTCAGCGAGGCAAAGTAG
- a CDS encoding LacI family DNA-binding transcriptional regulator, producing the protein MAVTMNDVARAAGVSLKTVSNVLNDYEFIRPATKQRVQDAIAELGYEANLTARSLRSGKTSMLGLVLSDLSAPYYAELASKLMKAASRHGYRVMVEQSDAEASVELGALQGTFRQLTDGLLFTPLVVDADAIAERAGTKPLVMLGEHIMDPRFDLVTMKNEEAAAALTRHLLASGRRRIAVVGANTGESAGTAGLRLNGYRKALGEAGVPYDAALVAPAEWRRDTGAAAVAGLLDGGVEFDAVFGLNDVLALGAMHELLIRGVKVPQDVAVAGFDDIDEARFASPSLTTVSPGMDEIAERSISLLLDRIAGRETSEHGVHVEAGFELEVRESAP; encoded by the coding sequence ATGGCCGTCACCATGAATGACGTTGCGAGGGCTGCGGGTGTTTCCCTCAAGACGGTTTCCAACGTCCTGAATGACTACGAGTTCATCCGCCCGGCCACCAAGCAGCGCGTGCAGGATGCCATCGCGGAGCTGGGCTACGAGGCCAACCTCACCGCCCGCAGCCTCCGGTCCGGGAAGACCTCCATGCTGGGCCTGGTCCTGTCCGACCTCTCCGCGCCCTACTACGCAGAGCTGGCGTCCAAGCTGATGAAGGCCGCCTCCCGCCACGGCTACAGGGTGATGGTGGAACAGTCCGACGCTGAGGCTTCCGTTGAACTCGGCGCCCTGCAGGGGACCTTCCGCCAACTCACCGACGGTCTGCTGTTCACGCCCCTTGTGGTGGACGCGGACGCCATTGCCGAGCGCGCCGGCACGAAGCCCCTGGTGATGCTTGGCGAGCACATCATGGACCCGCGCTTCGACCTGGTCACCATGAAGAACGAGGAAGCAGCAGCCGCGCTCACCCGGCACCTGCTGGCGTCCGGCCGCCGTCGTATTGCCGTGGTCGGGGCGAACACCGGGGAGTCCGCCGGGACGGCAGGCCTGCGCCTGAACGGCTACCGGAAGGCGCTGGGCGAGGCAGGGGTTCCGTACGACGCCGCGCTGGTCGCCCCTGCCGAGTGGCGCCGCGACACAGGTGCTGCCGCCGTCGCCGGGCTCCTGGACGGGGGAGTGGAATTCGACGCGGTCTTCGGACTCAACGACGTCCTGGCGCTCGGTGCCATGCACGAACTGCTGATCCGCGGGGTGAAGGTTCCGCAGGACGTGGCGGTGGCCGGCTTTGATGACATTGACGAAGCCCGCTTCGCTTCACCGTCCCTGACCACCGTCTCGCCGGGGATGGACGAGATCGCGGAGCGGTCCATCAGCCTGCTGCTGGACCGGATCGCCGGCCGTGAGACGTCCGAACACGGCGTTCATGTTGAGGCCGGCTTCGAACTCGAAGTCCGGGAGTCCGCGCCCTAG
- a CDS encoding HhH-GPD-type base excision DNA repair protein has protein sequence MDGMELHITGDPAADKLLSEDAFALLTGMLLDQQVTMESAFAGPEKIRTRIGSLEPGAIAAHDPAAFVEMFKERPAVHRFPGSMAARVQALAAAVQSEWDGDAAAIWTKGSPDGAEVLRRLKALPGFGEQKARIFLALLGKQRGLEAPGWREAAGHYGEDGSYLSVADIVDPESLAKVRASKQAAKAAAKAGKER, from the coding sequence ATGGACGGCATGGAACTGCACATCACGGGGGATCCCGCTGCGGACAAGTTGTTGAGTGAGGACGCCTTCGCCCTGCTGACCGGCATGTTGCTGGACCAGCAGGTCACCATGGAATCAGCCTTTGCCGGTCCGGAAAAGATCCGGACCAGGATCGGGTCGCTGGAGCCAGGAGCCATTGCCGCCCATGATCCCGCCGCGTTCGTGGAGATGTTCAAGGAGCGCCCCGCCGTCCACCGCTTCCCCGGTTCCATGGCCGCGCGCGTGCAGGCGCTCGCTGCCGCAGTCCAAAGCGAGTGGGACGGCGACGCTGCGGCCATCTGGACCAAAGGTTCGCCGGACGGCGCCGAGGTGCTGCGCAGGCTCAAGGCACTGCCCGGCTTCGGGGAACAGAAGGCCAGGATCTTCCTGGCCCTGCTCGGCAAGCAGCGCGGCCTCGAAGCGCCGGGGTGGCGCGAAGCCGCAGGCCACTACGGCGAGGACGGCAGCTACCTGTCGGTGGCGGACATCGTGGACCCGGAGTCCCTGGCCAAGGTCCGCGCCAGCAAGCAGGCCGCCAAGGCCGCGGCGAAGGCAGGAAAAGAACGTTAA
- the arfA gene encoding arabinosylfuranosidase ArfA → MTQPEPAAAKITIDPSFAVGPVRRRTFGAFVEHLGRCVYTGIFEPDHPDADEDGFRKDVLALTRELGVSTVRYPGGNFVSGYRWEDGVGPADQRPVRLDLAWHSTDPNKVGVDEFAKWSAKAGVEPMMAVNLGTRGVQEALDLLEYCNIDGGTALSEQRRANGAADGYGIKMWCLGNEMDGPWQIGHKNALEYGRLAADTARGMRMVEPDLELVACGSSGPTMSTFGEWERVVLSETYELVDLISAHQYFEDFGDLQEHLAAGHKMEAFIRDIVSHIDHVKSVKKSTKQVNISFDEWNVWHMSRDESKVPTGKDWPVAPVLLEDTYTVADAVVVGDLLVTLLRNTDRVHSASLAQLVNVIAPIMTEPGGRSWKQTTFHPFALTSRHASGTVLQLAVESPLVSGGKTEGFAALSAVATYDADKGEAVVFAVNRSADSALTLDAAVAGLGSVRVVEAVTYANKDPYWQASADDSTSVLPSENGTVKVDGGRLTAELPAVSWSMIRLAVEA, encoded by the coding sequence GTGACCCAGCCAGAACCCGCTGCAGCAAAAATCACCATTGACCCCTCGTTCGCCGTGGGGCCCGTCCGCCGTCGTACGTTCGGAGCTTTCGTTGAGCACCTGGGCCGGTGCGTGTATACCGGCATCTTCGAGCCGGACCACCCGGACGCGGACGAGGACGGGTTCCGCAAGGACGTCCTGGCGCTGACCCGCGAACTGGGGGTCTCCACCGTCCGCTACCCGGGCGGCAACTTCGTCTCCGGCTACCGCTGGGAGGACGGGGTGGGCCCGGCGGACCAGCGGCCCGTGCGGCTGGACCTGGCCTGGCATTCCACCGACCCCAACAAGGTGGGCGTGGACGAGTTCGCCAAGTGGTCGGCCAAGGCCGGGGTGGAACCCATGATGGCCGTCAACCTGGGCACCCGCGGCGTCCAGGAGGCGCTGGACCTGCTGGAGTACTGCAACATCGACGGCGGCACCGCCCTTTCCGAGCAGCGCCGGGCCAACGGTGCGGCCGACGGCTACGGCATCAAGATGTGGTGCCTGGGCAACGAGATGGACGGTCCGTGGCAGATCGGCCACAAGAACGCCCTGGAGTACGGCCGGCTCGCCGCCGACACTGCCCGTGGCATGCGCATGGTGGAGCCGGACCTTGAGCTGGTGGCCTGCGGCAGCTCCGGGCCCACCATGTCCACGTTCGGTGAGTGGGAGCGCGTGGTCCTGTCCGAAACCTACGAATTGGTGGACCTGATCTCCGCGCACCAGTACTTCGAGGACTTCGGCGACCTGCAGGAACACCTTGCTGCCGGCCACAAGATGGAAGCCTTCATCCGCGACATCGTGAGCCACATCGACCACGTGAAGTCGGTGAAGAAGTCCACCAAGCAGGTGAACATCTCTTTCGATGAGTGGAACGTGTGGCACATGAGCCGGGACGAATCCAAGGTACCCACCGGCAAGGACTGGCCGGTGGCGCCGGTCCTGCTGGAGGACACCTACACGGTGGCGGACGCCGTGGTGGTGGGCGACCTCCTGGTCACGCTGCTCAGGAACACGGACCGCGTCCACTCGGCCAGCCTGGCGCAGCTGGTGAACGTCATCGCGCCCATCATGACTGAGCCCGGCGGGCGGTCCTGGAAGCAGACCACCTTCCACCCCTTCGCCCTGACCTCCCGGCATGCGTCCGGCACGGTGCTGCAGCTCGCCGTCGAGTCCCCGCTGGTCAGCGGCGGCAAGACCGAGGGCTTCGCTGCCCTGTCCGCCGTCGCCACGTATGACGCGGACAAGGGCGAGGCCGTGGTGTTTGCGGTCAACCGCTCGGCCGACTCGGCGCTTACCCTGGACGCCGCGGTGGCCGGCCTGGGCAGCGTCCGCGTGGTCGAGGCGGTGACCTACGCCAACAAGGACCCGTATTGGCAGGCCAGCGCGGACGATTCCACCTCCGTCCTCCCGTCGGAGAACGGAACAGTAAAGGTCGACGGCGGCCGGCTGACCGCCGAGCTTCCGGCAGTGTCCTGGTCCATGATCCGGCTGGCCGTCGAGGCCTGA
- a CDS encoding ANTAR domain-containing protein yields MAQNRCSYQEAFSILAKASSHRNIKVRKVAEDILERLPEGAPHSHFGR; encoded by the coding sequence ATGGCCCAGAACAGGTGCTCCTACCAGGAGGCGTTTTCCATCCTCGCCAAGGCATCAAGCCACCGGAACATCAAGGTGCGCAAGGTGGCCGAAGACATCTTGGAACGCTTGCCGGAAGGCGCGCCGCACTCGCACTTCGGACGCTAG